A DNA window from Enterobacter asburiae contains the following coding sequences:
- the asd gene encoding aspartate-semialdehyde dehydrogenase: MKNVGFIGWRGMVGSVLMQRMVEERDFDAIRPVFFSTSQLGQAAPSFGGTTGTLQDAYDLEALKALDIIVTCQGGDYTNEIYPKLRESGWQGYWIDAASSLRMKDDAIIILDPVNQGVITDGLNNGVKTFVGGNCTVSLMLMSLGGLFAQDLVEWVSVATYQAASGGGARHMRELLTQMGQLHHSVATELANPASAILDIERKVTQLTRSGELPVDNFGVPLAGGLIPWIDKQLDNGQTREEWKGQAETNKILATANTIPVDGLCVRIGALRCHSQAFTIKLKKDVSIPTVEELLAAHNPWAKVVPNDRDITMRELTPAAVTGTLTTPVGRLRKLNMGPEYLSAFTVGDQLLWGAAEPLRRMLRQLA; encoded by the coding sequence ATGAAAAACGTTGGTTTTATCGGCTGGCGCGGTATGGTCGGCTCTGTACTCATGCAACGCATGGTTGAAGAGCGCGATTTCGACGCTATCCGCCCGGTCTTCTTCTCCACTTCCCAGCTCGGCCAGGCTGCTCCGTCCTTTGGTGGTACCACAGGCACGTTGCAGGATGCTTACGATCTGGAAGCGCTGAAGGCACTCGACATTATTGTGACGTGCCAGGGCGGCGATTATACCAACGAAATCTATCCAAAGCTGCGTGAAAGCGGCTGGCAGGGCTACTGGATTGACGCGGCCTCTTCGCTGCGCATGAAAGACGATGCCATCATCATTCTCGACCCGGTGAACCAGGGCGTCATCACCGACGGCCTGAACAACGGCGTGAAAACCTTTGTCGGCGGTAACTGCACCGTCAGCCTGATGCTGATGTCCCTCGGCGGCCTGTTCGCGCAGGATCTGGTGGAGTGGGTCTCCGTGGCGACCTACCAGGCGGCGTCCGGCGGCGGCGCGCGTCATATGCGCGAGCTGCTGACCCAGATGGGCCAGCTGCACCACAGTGTCGCAACCGAGCTGGCAAACCCGGCGTCCGCGATCCTTGATATCGAACGTAAGGTCACTCAGCTGACCCGCAGCGGCGAGCTGCCGGTGGACAACTTCGGCGTACCGCTGGCCGGTGGTCTGATCCCATGGATCGACAAACAGCTGGATAACGGCCAGACCCGCGAAGAGTGGAAGGGCCAGGCTGAGACCAATAAAATCCTCGCGACCGCGAACACCATTCCGGTTGACGGTCTGTGCGTGCGTATCGGCGCGCTGCGCTGCCACAGCCAGGCCTTCACCATTAAACTGAAAAAAGATGTGTCTATTCCGACCGTGGAAGAGCTGCTGGCCGCGCACAACCCGTGGGCGAAAGTGGTGCCAAACGATCGCGATATCACCATGCGCGAGCTGACCCCGGCTGCCGTTACCGGCACGCTGACCACGCCGGTTGGCCGTCTGCGCAAGCTGAACATGGGGCCGGAGTACCTCTCCGCGTTCACCGTCGGCGACCAGCTCCTGTGGGGCGCCGCCGAGCCGCTGCGCCGCATGCTGCGCCAGCTGGCGTAA
- the yhgN gene encoding NAAT family transporter YhgN: MSEIISAAVLLILIMDPLGNLPIFMSVLKHTEPKRRRAIMIRELLIALLVMFIFLFAGEKILAFLNLRAETVSISGGIILFLIAIKMIFPSAEGSSSGLPAGEEPFIVPLAIPLVAGPTILATLMLLSHQYPNQMSHLVIALLIAWGGTFIILLQSSLFLRLLGEKGVNALERLMGLILVMMATQMFLDGIRAWMKG, translated from the coding sequence ATGAGTGAAATCATTTCCGCGGCGGTTTTATTGATCCTGATTATGGATCCACTGGGAAACCTGCCTATCTTCATGTCGGTGCTGAAGCACACCGAGCCGAAGCGCCGCCGGGCGATCATGATCCGCGAGCTGCTCATCGCCCTGCTGGTGATGTTTATCTTCCTGTTTGCCGGTGAAAAAATTCTCGCGTTCCTGAACCTGCGCGCCGAAACCGTTTCGATTTCCGGCGGGATTATTCTGTTCCTGATTGCCATTAAGATGATTTTCCCGAGCGCGGAAGGCAGCAGCAGCGGCCTGCCCGCGGGTGAAGAGCCGTTTATCGTGCCGCTGGCGATTCCACTCGTCGCCGGGCCGACCATTCTGGCCACGCTGATGCTGCTGTCGCATCAGTATCCGAACCAGATGAGCCATCTGGTGATTGCCCTGCTGATCGCCTGGGGCGGGACGTTTATTATCCTGCTGCAGTCGTCGCTGTTCCTGCGCCTGCTGGGTGAGAAAGGGGTGAACGCGCTGGAACGCCTGATGGGGCTGATTCTGGTGATGATGGCAACGCAGATGTTCCTGGACGGGATCCGCGCGTGGATGAAAGGCTAG
- the tusA gene encoding sulfurtransferase TusA, which produces MTDLFSSPDHTLDAQGLRCPEPVMMVRKTVRNMQTGETLLIIADDPATTRDIPGFCTFMEHELVAQQTEALPYRYLIRKG; this is translated from the coding sequence ATGACCGACCTGTTTTCCAGCCCAGACCACACTCTTGATGCCCAGGGCCTTCGCTGCCCGGAACCGGTAATGATGGTACGTAAGACCGTGCGCAACATGCAGACCGGTGAAACGCTGCTGATTATTGCCGACGACCCGGCCACGACCCGCGATATTCCCGGCTTTTGTACCTTTATGGAGCATGAGCTGGTGGCACAGCAGACCGAGGCGCTGCCGTACCGGTATTTGATTCGTAAGGGTTAG
- a CDS encoding 7-cyano-7-deazaguanine/7-aminomethyl-7-deazaguanine transporter, whose translation MTSFSESQRVKALFWLSLFHLLVITSSNYLVQLPISIFGFHTTWGAFSFPFIFLATDLTVRIFGAPLARRIIFSVMLPALFISYVVSSLFYMGSWQGFEALTHFNLFVARIAAASFMAYALGQILDVHVFNRLRQNHRWWMAPTASTLFGNVSDTLAFFFIAFWCSPDAFMAEHWMEIALVDYCFKVLISIVFFLPMYGVLLNMLLKRLADKSEITALQAG comes from the coding sequence ATGACGTCGTTTTCTGAATCACAGCGCGTAAAAGCGTTGTTCTGGCTTTCGCTTTTCCATTTGCTGGTGATCACCTCCAGCAACTATCTGGTGCAGCTCCCGATCTCCATCTTTGGTTTTCATACCACCTGGGGCGCATTCAGCTTCCCGTTTATTTTCCTCGCGACGGATTTGACCGTGCGTATCTTTGGCGCACCGCTGGCTCGCCGTATTATTTTTTCGGTCATGCTCCCGGCGCTGTTCATCTCGTACGTGGTTTCGTCACTGTTTTATATGGGAAGCTGGCAGGGCTTTGAGGCGTTAACCCACTTCAACCTGTTTGTTGCCCGTATCGCCGCGGCAAGCTTTATGGCCTACGCGCTGGGGCAGATCCTCGACGTGCATGTGTTTAACCGCCTGCGTCAGAATCATCGCTGGTGGATGGCGCCAACCGCCTCCACGCTGTTTGGTAACGTGAGCGATACGCTGGCCTTCTTCTTCATTGCCTTCTGGTGCAGCCCGGATGCGTTCATGGCCGAACACTGGATGGAAATCGCGCTGGTGGACTACTGCTTCAAGGTCCTTATCAGCATTGTGTTCTTCCTGCCGATGTACGGCGTGCTGCTCAATATGCTGCTGAAAAGGCTGGCAGATAAATCTGAAATCACGGCATTGCAGGCTGGTTAA
- a CDS encoding DcrB family lipoprotein, protein MRNLVKYVGIGLLVVGLAACDNSDTKTPAQGASAESNATGQPVNLMDGKLSFSLPADMTDQSGKLGTQANNMHVYSDATGQKAVIVIVGDDTSEDLAVLSKRLEDQQRGRDPQLQVVTNKSIELKGHTLQQLDSIISAKGQTAYSSVVLGKVDNKLLTLQITLPAEDQQKAQTAAENIINTIVIQ, encoded by the coding sequence ATGCGCAATCTGGTTAAATATGTCGGGATTGGCCTGCTGGTTGTGGGTCTTGCAGCCTGTGATAACAGCGACACGAAAACGCCTGCTCAGGGCGCATCCGCAGAGAGCAACGCGACCGGCCAGCCGGTGAATCTGATGGATGGCAAACTCAGCTTCTCTCTGCCAGCCGATATGACCGATCAGAGCGGCAAGCTGGGCACCCAGGCAAATAACATGCACGTTTACTCCGATGCAACCGGGCAGAAAGCGGTCATTGTGATTGTGGGCGACGACACCAGCGAAGACCTGGCCGTCCTGTCCAAACGTCTGGAAGATCAGCAGCGCGGCCGCGATCCGCAGCTGCAGGTCGTGACCAATAAATCCATCGAGCTGAAAGGCCACACGCTGCAACAGCTCGACAGCATCATCTCCGCAAAAGGCCAGACCGCCTACTCTTCTGTGGTGCTGGGCAAGGTTGATAACAAACTGCTGACCCTGCAGATCACCCTGCCAGCAGAAGATCAGCAGAAAGCGCAGACGGCTGCTGAAAACATCATTAACACCATCGTGATCCAGTAA
- a CDS encoding MFS transporter has translation MPEPAAEPALSGLRLNLRIVSVVIFNFASYLTIGLPLAVLPGYVHDVMGFSAFWAGLVISLQYFATLLSRPHAGRYADAFGPKSIVVVGLCGCFLSGLSYLLAATTSHWPLVSLALLCLGRVILGIGQSLAGTGSTLWGVGVVGAPHIGRVISWNGIVTYGAMALGAPLGVACYALGGLYGLSITIMAVALLAILFALPRPKVKASKGKPLPFRAVLGRVWPYGMALALATTGFGVIATFITLFYDAKGWDGAAFALTLFSCAFVGARLLFPNGINRLGGLNVAMICFAIEIVGLLLTGIAMVPWVAKVGVFLAGAGFSLVFPALGVVAVKAVPQQNQGAALATYTVFMDMSLGITGPLAGLVMSWAGVPVIYLAAAGLVVIALLLTWRLKKWPPVQAPEATSSS, from the coding sequence ATGCCCGAACCTGCCGCTGAACCGGCACTGAGCGGACTGCGCCTCAATCTGCGCATCGTTTCCGTTGTTATTTTCAACTTTGCCAGCTATCTGACCATTGGCCTGCCGCTGGCGGTCCTGCCGGGCTATGTCCATGACGTGATGGGCTTCAGCGCCTTCTGGGCGGGGCTGGTGATTAGCCTGCAATATTTCGCCACGCTCCTCAGCCGCCCGCATGCCGGGCGCTACGCGGACGCGTTCGGTCCAAAAAGCATCGTGGTGGTGGGACTGTGCGGCTGTTTCCTCAGTGGCCTGAGCTACCTGCTGGCTGCCACCACCAGCCACTGGCCGCTGGTCAGCCTGGCGCTGCTCTGCCTGGGCCGCGTTATTCTTGGCATCGGGCAAAGTCTGGCGGGAACCGGCTCGACGCTGTGGGGCGTGGGTGTGGTAGGCGCGCCGCACATTGGCCGGGTGATCTCCTGGAACGGGATTGTCACCTACGGTGCGATGGCGCTCGGAGCGCCGCTCGGCGTGGCCTGCTATGCGCTTGGCGGGCTGTATGGGCTTTCCATCACCATTATGGCGGTCGCGCTGCTGGCAATCCTCTTTGCGCTGCCGCGTCCGAAAGTGAAGGCCAGCAAAGGCAAGCCGCTGCCGTTTCGGGCGGTGCTGGGGCGCGTCTGGCCGTACGGTATGGCCCTGGCGCTGGCGACCACCGGCTTCGGCGTGATTGCGACCTTCATTACCCTGTTCTACGACGCCAAAGGCTGGGACGGCGCAGCCTTTGCGTTAACCCTGTTCAGCTGTGCGTTTGTTGGCGCCCGCCTGCTTTTCCCTAACGGCATCAACCGTCTTGGCGGGCTGAATGTGGCGATGATCTGCTTTGCGATAGAGATTGTCGGGCTGCTGCTGACCGGAATTGCGATGGTGCCCTGGGTCGCGAAAGTGGGCGTGTTCCTCGCGGGGGCAGGCTTTTCCCTGGTCTTCCCGGCGCTGGGCGTGGTGGCGGTAAAAGCCGTGCCACAGCAGAATCAGGGGGCGGCGCTGGCGACCTATACGGTGTTTATGGATATGTCTTTAGGCATTACCGGCCCGCTGGCGGGGCTGGTGATGTCCTGGGCAGGGGTTCCGGTGATCTATCTCGCCGCGGCGGGTCTGGTGGTGATTGCCCTGCTGCTGACGTGGCGGCTAAAAAAATGGCCCCCGGTGCAGGCACCGGAGGCCACGTCATCGTCGTGA
- a CDS encoding AI-2E family transporter: protein MIANPSDKAGLHILLKLACLVVILAGIHAAADIIVQLLLALFFAIVLNPLVTWFLRRGVSRPVAITIVVIVMLIGLTALFGVLAASLSEFSTMLPQYNKELTRKIVALQEMVPFLNLHISPERMLRRMDSEKVMTYATTLMTGLSGAMASILLLVMTVVFMLFEVRHVPYKLRFALNNPQIHIAGLHRALKGVSKYLALKTLLSVWTGVIVWLGLMLMDVQFALMWGVLAFLLNYVPNIGAVLSAVPPMIQAFLFNGFYECMLVGALFLVVHMVLGNILEPRMMGHRLGMSTLVVFLSLLVWGWLLGPVGMLLSVPLTSVCKIWMETTKGGSKLAILLGPGRPKSRLPG from the coding sequence ATGATCGCTAACCCGTCCGACAAAGCAGGACTCCACATCTTATTAAAACTCGCCTGTCTGGTGGTTATCCTTGCGGGTATCCATGCTGCCGCTGACATTATTGTTCAGCTCCTGCTGGCGCTCTTTTTTGCCATCGTGCTTAATCCTCTGGTCACCTGGTTTTTACGCCGGGGCGTCAGCCGTCCGGTAGCCATCACCATCGTGGTTATTGTCATGCTGATTGGACTGACGGCGCTCTTCGGCGTGCTGGCGGCATCGCTGAGCGAATTCTCCACCATGCTGCCGCAGTACAACAAAGAGCTGACGCGTAAAATTGTCGCGCTGCAGGAGATGGTGCCATTCCTCAATCTGCATATCTCACCCGAACGGATGCTGCGCAGGATGGACTCCGAGAAGGTCATGACCTACGCCACCACCTTGATGACGGGGCTTTCCGGCGCGATGGCCAGCATTCTGCTGCTGGTCATGACCGTTGTGTTTATGCTGTTCGAAGTCCGCCACGTCCCCTATAAGCTGCGCTTTGCGCTGAACAATCCGCAAATTCACATTGCCGGGTTACACCGGGCCCTGAAGGGCGTCTCCAAATATCTGGCGCTGAAAACGCTCCTGAGCGTCTGGACCGGGGTGATTGTCTGGCTGGGGCTGATGCTGATGGACGTGCAGTTCGCGCTGATGTGGGGCGTGCTGGCCTTTCTGCTGAACTACGTGCCCAATATTGGCGCGGTGCTTTCCGCCGTGCCGCCGATGATTCAGGCGTTTCTGTTTAACGGTTTCTACGAATGCATGCTGGTCGGCGCGCTGTTCCTCGTCGTGCATATGGTGCTGGGCAATATTCTTGAACCGCGCATGATGGGACACCGTCTGGGCATGTCGACGCTGGTGGTGTTTTTATCCTTACTGGTTTGGGGATGGCTGCTGGGCCCGGTCGGTATGCTGCTGTCGGTCCCCCTGACCAGCGTATGTAAAATCTGGATGGAAACCACCAAAGGCGGCAGCAAGCTGGCGATCCTGCTCGGGCCGGGGAGGCCGAAAAGCCGGTTACCCGGCTAA
- a CDS encoding methyltransferase, producing MYEKDTLSALDAITEAQRIAFAPMLFQTALCLRNSGVLAWLDKQGKAGASLDEITEHSTLGSYGVSVLLDMGLSGRIVTQQNGRYFLAKVGHFLLHDEMTRVNMDFTQDVCYQGLFHLADALQEEKPAGLAVFGNWPTIYPALSQLPAPAKESWFAFDHYYSDAAFDAALPYIFASSPTKLYDVGGNTGKWSLRCCRYDKNVAVTILDLPQQIALAQENIAKAGFSHRIAFHAVDMLSPATLPGDADVWWMSQFLDCFSPDQIVAMLTRVAQAMKPGARLCIMELFWDAQKFEAASFSLNATSLYFTCMANGNSRFYSVEKFYRYLESAGFSVEQRLDNLGVGHTLLICTKREQ from the coding sequence ATGTACGAAAAGGACACACTCAGCGCACTGGATGCCATTACCGAAGCGCAACGCATCGCCTTTGCCCCGATGTTATTCCAGACTGCGCTTTGTCTGCGTAACTCAGGCGTTCTCGCCTGGCTCGATAAACAAGGTAAAGCGGGGGCAAGCCTCGACGAAATAACCGAACACAGCACGCTCGGCAGCTATGGCGTCAGCGTACTGCTGGATATGGGATTAAGCGGTCGAATTGTTACCCAACAGAATGGACGTTATTTCCTGGCGAAAGTGGGCCATTTTTTACTGCACGACGAAATGACCCGCGTAAATATGGATTTCACCCAGGACGTTTGTTATCAGGGGCTATTTCACCTGGCGGACGCCCTGCAGGAGGAAAAACCTGCCGGATTAGCCGTGTTTGGCAACTGGCCAACCATCTACCCGGCGTTATCCCAATTACCTGCTCCGGCGAAAGAGAGCTGGTTCGCCTTCGATCATTACTATTCTGACGCCGCTTTTGACGCTGCGTTGCCATATATATTCGCAAGCTCGCCGACAAAATTGTACGATGTGGGCGGAAATACGGGTAAATGGTCGTTACGCTGCTGCCGCTATGACAAAAATGTTGCCGTGACGATCCTCGATCTGCCGCAGCAGATAGCGCTGGCGCAGGAAAACATCGCAAAAGCAGGTTTTTCTCATCGTATTGCATTCCATGCTGTCGATATGCTTAGCCCAGCAACATTGCCGGGTGACGCCGACGTCTGGTGGATGAGCCAGTTCCTGGATTGTTTCTCTCCGGATCAGATTGTCGCCATGCTGACGCGCGTCGCACAGGCCATGAAGCCAGGCGCACGTTTGTGCATCATGGAGCTTTTCTGGGATGCTCAGAAATTTGAAGCAGCCTCTTTCAGCCTGAATGCCACCTCGCTCTATTTCACCTGTATGGCGAATGGCAATAGCCGGTTTTACAGCGTAGAGAAGTTCTATCGCTACCTGGAGAGCGCAGGTTTCAGCGTTGAACAGCGGCTGGACAACCTTGGGGTCGGTCATACCCTGCTGATATGCACCAAACGTGAACAATAG
- a CDS encoding beta-ketoacyl synthase chain length factor has protein sequence MKFSLNIIDWQARAPGLSDATDWQAWSRLQLAVDPAAPLPRLTALPMMTARRLNSGSKLAVDIGLAMLQNHAIDAVVYSSRHGELERNYRILHALATGQSVSPTDFAMSVHNSAVGNLTITARQAIVSSSISAGLDTFQQALCEVLSLLHAGYSRVLLVDFDGALPEFYHPALPPQMPTWPYALALVIESGNGMQCETRSGSTGEEPALPQSLMFLQRYLSEERQFAVPGERLLWQWTRA, from the coding sequence ATGAAATTTTCACTGAACATTATCGACTGGCAGGCGAGAGCGCCAGGACTCAGCGATGCCACAGATTGGCAGGCATGGTCGCGCCTGCAGCTGGCCGTTGACCCAGCGGCCCCGCTTCCCCGCCTGACCGCTTTACCCATGATGACCGCGCGCCGCCTCAATTCAGGCAGTAAGCTGGCGGTGGATATTGGTCTGGCCATGCTGCAAAACCACGCCATTGATGCCGTCGTCTATTCCAGCCGCCACGGCGAGCTGGAGCGCAACTACCGTATTCTGCATGCTCTGGCGACCGGGCAGTCCGTTTCACCCACCGACTTCGCGATGTCCGTGCACAATTCCGCGGTCGGTAATCTCACGATCACCGCACGCCAGGCCATCGTCTCGTCATCCATTTCTGCCGGGCTGGACACCTTCCAGCAGGCCCTATGTGAAGTGCTGAGCCTGCTGCATGCGGGCTATTCCCGCGTCCTGCTGGTCGATTTTGACGGCGCGCTGCCGGAATTTTACCATCCGGCGCTACCGCCGCAGATGCCCACCTGGCCCTACGCGCTGGCGCTGGTGATTGAATCCGGCAACGGAATGCAGTGTGAAACCCGCAGCGGCAGCACGGGTGAAGAACCCGCCCTGCCGCAAAGCCTGATGTTCCTGCAGCGCTATCTCAGCGAGGAACGTCAGTTTGCGGTGCCCGGCGAACGTTTGCTGTGGCAATGGACGCGCGCATGA
- a CDS encoding lysophospholipid acyltransferase family protein yields the protein MNRLAARINWLWRLVMTGFCFALFGVGGLLLSLVWFNLLLIVQRDRASRRRLARRSIAASFRFFLTVARGLGVLDYRIHNLDALRSDRGCLVVANHPTLIDYVILASVMPETDCLVKSALLRNPFVSGVIRAADYLINSEAEPLLAASQQRLAQGDTLLIFPEGTRTRFGEAISLQRGAANIAVRCNSDLRVVLIHCSEHLLDKKSHWYDVPPEKPVFTVDVRDRVNIDEFYDANEQEPALAARQLNRHLQHRLTSGLQSLSGINDASALS from the coding sequence ATGAACCGCCTGGCTGCCCGTATCAACTGGTTATGGCGTCTGGTGATGACCGGCTTCTGCTTCGCGCTGTTTGGCGTGGGCGGGCTGCTGCTGTCGCTGGTCTGGTTCAACCTGCTGCTGATCGTCCAGCGCGACCGCGCCAGCCGTCGCCGCCTGGCGCGTCGCAGCATTGCGGCCAGCTTCCGCTTCTTCCTGACCGTTGCGCGCGGCCTCGGCGTACTGGACTATCGCATTCACAATCTTGACGCGCTGCGCAGCGATCGGGGTTGTCTGGTGGTGGCTAACCACCCCACGTTAATTGACTACGTGATTCTGGCGTCGGTGATGCCCGAAACCGACTGTCTGGTGAAAAGCGCGCTGCTGCGCAATCCCTTTGTCAGCGGCGTTATCCGCGCGGCGGATTATCTGATTAACAGCGAAGCCGAGCCCCTGCTCGCGGCCAGCCAGCAGCGTCTGGCTCAGGGCGACACGCTGTTAATCTTCCCGGAAGGCACGCGTACCCGGTTTGGCGAGGCTATCTCCCTCCAGCGCGGCGCGGCAAATATCGCCGTGCGCTGTAACAGCGATCTGCGGGTGGTGCTGATCCACTGTAGCGAACACCTGCTGGATAAAAAAAGTCACTGGTATGATGTACCGCCAGAAAAACCTGTTTTCACCGTGGATGTCCGCGACCGCGTGAACATCGACGAATTTTACGATGCAAATGAACAAGAACCGGCGCTGGCGGCAAGGCAGTTAAACCGGCATCTGCAGCATCGATTAACATCAGGCCTTCAATCTTTGTCAGGAATTAATGATGCAAGCGCTTTATCTTGA
- a CDS encoding phosphopantetheine-binding protein, giving the protein MQALYLEIKNLIITTLNLDELTAEDIDTDAALFGDGLGLDSIDALELGLAVKNQYGVVLSAESEEMRQHFFSVATLASFINAQRA; this is encoded by the coding sequence ATGCAAGCGCTTTATCTTGAAATTAAGAATCTCATTATCACCACGCTGAATCTGGACGAGCTTACCGCAGAGGATATTGATACCGATGCCGCGCTGTTTGGCGATGGGCTGGGTCTGGACTCCATTGACGCGCTGGAACTGGGTCTGGCGGTAAAAAACCAGTATGGCGTGGTGCTTTCTGCCGAAAGCGAAGAGATGCGCCAGCACTTCTTTTCCGTCGCCACGCTGGCGTCCTTTATCAACGCTCAACGCGCCTGA
- a CDS encoding acyl carrier protein — protein sequence MTEQETIYQEVCGLLTKLFEIDPQDITPEARLYEDLELDSIDAVDMIVHLQKKTGKKIKPETFKSVRTVQDVVDAVEQLLREE from the coding sequence ATGACTGAACAAGAAACCATTTATCAGGAAGTCTGCGGCCTTCTGACCAAGCTCTTTGAAATCGACCCGCAGGACATTACGCCCGAAGCCCGTCTTTACGAAGACCTGGAGCTGGACAGCATTGATGCGGTGGACATGATTGTTCATCTGCAGAAGAAAACGGGCAAGAAAATCAAGCCGGAAACCTTCAAGTCGGTTCGTACCGTTCAGGATGTGGTAGACGCCGTCGAACAGCTTCTGCGCGAAGAGTAA
- a CDS encoding AMP-binding protein — MTNPLPLGQWLNAPRPDDMPVAWLDDRTWTLGQLRHDVTLLVDTLHQQEGERWALCFENSYLFIVALLASLHAGKTPVIPGHSRVSQLEEQQALFSGVLSDRSLDFHGKLIVVASSHQTARRWAPLPAIDESRFVELFTSGSTGTPRRVIKHIVSLDREARLLADRFGERLTGCSIVASVVPQHLYGLTFRIVLPMALGLPLHAAMLYYAEQLAALPHDRHYLFISSPAFLKRLDTELPAPPVRMLISAGGMLPWCDVSTTAGWLNICPDEIYGSTETGILAWRHRQQDNVPWLAFPGVIFHQEDDACRVTSPLIHEAEGLQLDDILHFDSEGLFSIAGRRGRVVKIEEKRISLNEIERRLLELDGICEAAALPVTRGGRQGIGALLVLDEAVRQRGYMQDKKAQEFAWRRALLPWLEPVAVPRYWRIVDEMPVNSMNKRVYAQLEELFHENS, encoded by the coding sequence ATGACTAATCCCCTTCCGCTGGGCCAGTGGTTAAACGCGCCCCGCCCTGATGACATGCCCGTTGCCTGGCTTGACGATCGTACCTGGACGCTGGGCCAGCTGCGCCACGACGTGACCTTGCTGGTCGACACTCTGCATCAGCAGGAAGGCGAGCGCTGGGCGCTGTGCTTTGAAAACAGCTACCTGTTTATCGTTGCGCTGCTGGCCTCGCTGCACGCCGGTAAAACGCCGGTCATCCCCGGCCATAGCCGCGTCTCGCAGCTTGAAGAACAGCAGGCGTTGTTTAGCGGCGTTCTGAGCGATCGCTCTCTCGATTTCCATGGCAAGCTGATTGTGGTGGCCTCCAGCCATCAGACCGCTCGCCGCTGGGCGCCCCTGCCGGCCATTGACGAAAGCCGCTTCGTTGAACTGTTCACCTCCGGCTCAACGGGTACCCCGCGCCGGGTGATTAAGCACATCGTCAGCCTGGATCGCGAAGCCCGTCTGCTGGCTGACCGCTTCGGCGAGCGGCTGACCGGCTGTAGCATTGTCGCCTCGGTCGTACCGCAACATCTGTACGGCCTGACATTCCGCATCGTCTTGCCGATGGCGCTGGGCCTGCCGCTGCATGCCGCGATGCTCTACTACGCCGAGCAGCTGGCCGCCCTTCCTCATGACCGGCATTACCTGTTCATCAGCAGCCCGGCGTTCCTGAAGCGCCTGGATACGGAGCTGCCCGCGCCGCCCGTCAGAATGCTGATTTCAGCAGGCGGAATGCTGCCGTGGTGTGACGTTTCCACCACCGCGGGCTGGCTTAACATCTGCCCGGATGAAATTTATGGCAGCACCGAAACCGGCATCCTCGCCTGGCGCCATCGCCAGCAGGATAACGTCCCGTGGCTGGCCTTCCCCGGCGTTATCTTCCATCAGGAAGATGACGCCTGTCGCGTCACGTCGCCACTGATCCACGAGGCTGAAGGACTCCAGCTGGACGATATCCTGCACTTCGACAGCGAGGGGCTATTCAGCATCGCCGGTCGTCGCGGGCGGGTGGTCAAAATTGAAGAAAAGCGCATCTCGCTTAACGAGATCGAACGTCGCCTGCTGGAGCTCGACGGCATTTGCGAAGCGGCTGCGCTACCGGTCACGCGCGGAGGCCGTCAGGGGATTGGCGCACTGCTGGTCCTGGATGAAGCGGTTCGCCAGCGCGGCTATATGCAGGATAAAAAAGCGCAGGAGTTCGCCTGGCGTCGCGCCCTGCTGCCGTGGCTTGAGCCGGTCGCCGTTCCGCGCTACTGGCGCATTGTCGATGAAATGCCGGTAAACAGTATGAACAAGCGTGTCTATGCGCAGCTAGAGGAGTTATTTCATGAAAATTCATGA
- a CDS encoding hydroxymyristoyl-ACP dehydratase, whose translation MKIHEIERHQTQPEKLEIILHLDAALFWFQGHFAVQPLLPGVAQLDWVMHYATTLLAPGYRFHSIQNVKFQAPLLPETTVTLVLEWHAERQMLTFSYQRHAGAERHTASSGKIRLCQ comes from the coding sequence ATGAAAATTCATGAAATTGAGCGCCACCAGACACAGCCGGAGAAGCTGGAAATCATTTTGCATCTCGACGCGGCGCTGTTCTGGTTTCAGGGCCATTTTGCCGTACAACCGCTGCTGCCCGGCGTTGCGCAGCTTGACTGGGTGATGCACTACGCCACGACGTTACTGGCGCCGGGCTACCGCTTTCACAGCATACAAAACGTGAAGTTCCAGGCGCCTCTGCTGCCGGAAACCACGGTGACGCTGGTGCTTGAGTGGCATGCCGAACGTCAGATGCTGACCTTCAGCTACCAGCGTCACGCCGGGGCGGAGCGCCATACCGCCAGCAGCGGGAAAATTCGGCTATGTCAGTAA